From the genome of Fusarium keratoplasticum isolate Fu6.1 chromosome 11, whole genome shotgun sequence, one region includes:
- a CDS encoding Carbonic anhydrase, whose translation MSFIRSVIPEFEAANQKYAAQFNKGDLPLPPGRKVAVVACMDARLDPAKVLGLQEGDAHVIRNAGGRTIDAIRSLVISQQLLGTREIVIVHHTDCGMLTFSDVELKEKIRDELKEDAEHIAFLPFGDLRKSVLDDIAIVKKNPLLLDVPITGYIYDVKTGKIEKSVPGEK comes from the exons ATGTCTTTTATCCGATCCGTCATCCCTGAATTTGAGGCCGCGAATCAGAAATATGCGGCCCAGTTCAACAAAGGCGACCTGCCTCTCCCACCAGGACG CAAAGTGGCGGTCGTAGCATGCATGGATGCTCGTCTCGACCCTGCCAAAGTGCTTGGACTCCAGGAGGGCGATGCCCATGTCATTCGAAATGCCGGCGGCCGTACCATTGATGCAATCCGGTCCCTCGTGATCTCGCAGCAACTCCTTGGCACACGGGAAATTGTTATCGTCCACCAT ACTGACTGCGGTATGCTGACATTTTCTGAtgtcgagctcaaggagaagatccGGGATGAGTTAAAAGAGGACGCAGAACATATTGCCTTTTTGCCATTTGGAGATTTGAGGAAAAGTGTTCTGGATGATATTGCCATTGTAAAGAAGAACCCCCTGTTGCTCGACGTTCCTATTACGGGATACATCTACGATGTCAAGACTGGCAAGATTGAGAAG TCTGTGCCAGGGGAGAAATAA